The nucleotide sequence GTGCCCTACAACGACATCGACGCCGTTCGTGCGGCGTTCGCCGCCGAGCCGGGACAGATCGCCGCGATCATCACCGAGGCCGCCTCCGCCAACATGGGGGTGGTACCCCCGCTGCCCGGTTTCAACGGGGCCCTGGCGAAGGTCGCCCACGAAGACGGCGCGTTGCTGATCACCGATGAGGTGATGACCGGATTCCGGCTCAGCCGCTCCGGGATGTACGGCCTCGACGGAGCACTCGAAGGCTGGGCGCCGGACCTGATGACCTTCGGAAAGGTGATCGGCGGTGGCCTCCCGGTCGGTGCCTTCGGCGGTCGGGCCGACATCATGGGCCTGCTGGCTCCCCTCGGTCCGGTCTACCAGGCCGGCACGCTGTCCGGGAACCCGATCACCACGGCCGCCGGGCTGGCCAACCTGCAGGGCCTGACCGACGACGTCTACGCCCACCTGAACCGGACGGCCCGCACCATCGGTGATCTCGCTTCCGGGGCCCTGACCGAAGCGGGTGTGCCGCATCAGCTGCAGAACGCCGGCAACCTGTTCTCGATCTTCTTCGGCCCCGACCCGGTGCACGACTACGACCAGGCCAGGTTGCAGAACACCACCGCTTTCGCGGCGTTCTTCCACTCGATGCTCGCGTCCGGCGTCTACCTGCCGCCGTCGGCGTACGAAGCCTGGTTCGTCTCCGCGGCCCACGACGACGAGGCCGTGTCCAGGATTGCCGACGCCCTGCCCGCCGCGGCGAGGGCGGCAGCAGCGCAGACCCGCCAGTAGGGTCGGCCTGCCGGTCTGCGACACCGGTTCGGAGGTGCGGGGCTCTGTCGGTGCGGGCTGGCAGGATCATGCTGAGTCCGACCAGCGCCACCTGATCCCGCTCCGATCGACCCCGAGGACGCAGCCATGCCACCACGCAGACCACCCCGCCCCACCCCTCCGGATGTGGACGTCCTGCAGACGGCCCTGCGCCAGGGCAAGATCGTCCGGGTCGGGATCGCGCCCTCGGATCAGTTCCCCGACGGGGTGACCGGTCGCGTCCGCCGCATCGGTGATCCGGCGATCGACGGTGACGAGTTCCTGTTCGTGGAGGTCCCGGTGGGTGGCGCGAAGGACGTGCTGCCCTTCGCCGTCAAGGATCTGACGAGCGCCCCGGCCCGCAAGCTGGTCTCGGCCGTGGCCGCTCCGGTGGGGTCTGCCGATCGACCCCCCAGATCCTCTCCGGGCACTGCCGTTCCGGCCCGGCTGGCCGTTGCGGTCTCGCCGTCCCCGTCGATCCCATCCATCTCCCCGGTGCT is from Nakamurella sp. PAMC28650 and encodes:
- the hemL gene encoding glutamate-1-semialdehyde 2,1-aminomutase; this encodes MNDHFDQAEVPASAALFARASKVTPGGVNSPVRAFRSVGGTPRFMTSGRGPYITDADGNTYVDLVGSWGPMILGHSHPSVIEAVRTAVSRGLSFGTPGAGEVALGEEIVARVAPVEQVRLVSSGTEATMSAIRLARGFTGRPKILKFAGCYHGHVDALLASAGSGVATFALPDSAGVTASTTAEVIVVPYNDIDAVRAAFAAEPGQIAAIITEAASANMGVVPPLPGFNGALAKVAHEDGALLITDEVMTGFRLSRSGMYGLDGALEGWAPDLMTFGKVIGGGLPVGAFGGRADIMGLLAPLGPVYQAGTLSGNPITTAAGLANLQGLTDDVYAHLNRTARTIGDLASGALTEAGVPHQLQNAGNLFSIFFGPDPVHDYDQARLQNTTAFAAFFHSMLASGVYLPPSAYEAWFVSAAHDDEAVSRIADALPAAARAAAAQTRQ